Below is a genomic region from Persicimonas caeni.
GAAAAGGGCATCACCTATCAGGCCGACTACACCGTCGAGTACGAGAAGGTCGACGACGAGCACTTTCGCTGGTCGACCCGCGAGGGCAACATGCGCTCGGAAGGGTTCACCAAGTTTGAAAAGCTCGGCGAAGACCGCACCAAGGTGCACTACAAAGAGACCATCGCCACCGACCTTCCGATCAACCGACTGATGGCGAAGGTCTTCAGTCCCATCGTCTCGCGCGAGATCCGCAAGGGCGTCGGCGAGTTCTTGGGCTGCGCGCGCCAGCGACTGTCGTCGTAAGCCCCCCTTCAACTGACGAGTTCTCATGAGTGGCCATCCACATTCGGGACGCTTCGGCCGCTTCGGGGGGCGGTTTATCGCCGAGGCGCTCTGGACCCCCTTGCAGGAAGTCGCCGAAGCCTTCGAATCGGCCGCGGCCGACGTCGCCTTCATGGAAGACTTCGAGGCGATGCTCGACCACCGCATTGGACGGCCCACGCCATTGACCTTGCTGCGCAATCTCTCCGACGAGATGGGCGGCGGCATGCTGTGGATCAAGCGCGAGGATCTGTGCCAGGGGGGCAACTTCACGGTCAACTTGGCGGCGGCATATGCGCTGCTGGCCAAGCGGACGGGCCGCGAGTGGATCGTCGGCGAGACGGCCACCGGCGAGTTTGGCGTAGCTCTGGCCTCGATGGGCAACGCGCTGGGCCTGAAGACGCGCATCTTCATGGGGCGCGAGGACCGCGAGGCCGAGCCG
It encodes:
- a CDS encoding SRPBCC family protein; its protein translation is MAWIEGTEEQSFEVEAAYDDVVDFFSDPATFKECLSQTEKAEEVEPMVWRWVLQEKSEKGITYQADYTVEYEKVDDEHFRWSTREGNMRSEGFTKFEKLGEDRTKVHYKETIATDLPINRLMAKVFSPIVSREIRKGVGEFLGCARQRLSS